Proteins co-encoded in one uncultured Draconibacterium sp. genomic window:
- a CDS encoding glycosyltransferase family 2 protein: MTKINCFVPAAAWSQVAEMIGELQANPSVNKIFLPENVAKEAGEKAEAFSFDSLTTTTTVKQMAALAEGVDYVLLHTKVTAVQLGQFAIKRLVDTAELTGAVKVYSDYYEVKEGKLATHPVIDYQLGSLRDDFNFGPLVLYKADAFQAAAQNMTQDFEHAGMYYLRLKVAQQGELFRIPEFLYTIDETDNRKSGQKIFDYVDPKNRQVQVEMEQAATEHLKDVGAWLSSDFTPVELDEKAFAKKASVIIPVRNREKTIADAIESVLMQKTDFDFNLIVIDNHSTDKTTSIIQSFAEKDERVVHIIPVRKDLGIGGCWNLGVHDSRCGMIAMQLDSDDIYKDENTLQKVVDVFEAEKCAMVVGTYQLVNFDLEEIPPGIIDHKEWTPDNGKNNALRINGLGAPRAFYTPVLRDVKIPNTSYGEDYAVGLAISRNYQIGRIYENLYLCRRWDDNSDAALDIVKMNAHNTYKDRIRTIELKARQRKNRG; encoded by the coding sequence ATGACTAAAATTAACTGTTTCGTACCCGCCGCAGCCTGGTCGCAAGTAGCGGAAATGATTGGAGAATTACAGGCCAATCCTTCAGTAAATAAAATATTTTTACCCGAAAATGTGGCCAAAGAAGCCGGCGAAAAGGCAGAAGCTTTTTCCTTTGATTCATTAACGACAACAACAACGGTAAAACAAATGGCTGCTTTGGCAGAAGGCGTGGATTACGTTTTGTTGCATACAAAAGTAACGGCTGTACAACTGGGGCAATTTGCCATCAAGCGTTTGGTGGACACCGCAGAATTAACCGGCGCCGTTAAAGTGTATTCGGATTATTACGAGGTGAAAGAAGGCAAACTGGCAACGCATCCGGTTATCGATTACCAGCTGGGTAGTTTGCGCGACGACTTTAATTTTGGTCCGCTGGTATTGTACAAAGCCGATGCATTTCAGGCGGCTGCACAAAATATGACACAGGATTTTGAACACGCCGGAATGTATTACCTGCGTTTAAAAGTGGCGCAGCAGGGCGAATTGTTCCGTATTCCTGAGTTCTTATATACCATCGATGAGACCGACAACCGCAAAAGCGGCCAAAAAATATTTGACTATGTAGATCCGAAAAACCGTCAGGTGCAGGTTGAAATGGAACAGGCTGCCACCGAACATTTAAAAGATGTGGGCGCTTGGTTAAGTTCTGATTTTACGCCGGTGGAACTGGATGAAAAGGCTTTTGCGAAAAAAGCTTCGGTAATTATTCCGGTGCGCAATCGCGAGAAAACTATTGCTGATGCTATCGAATCGGTATTGATGCAAAAAACGGATTTCGATTTTAACCTGATCGTTATTGATAATCACTCCACTGATAAAACCACTTCAATTATTCAATCTTTTGCTGAAAAAGATGAGCGTGTGGTACACATTATTCCGGTGCGCAAAGACCTTGGAATTGGCGGATGCTGGAACCTTGGAGTTCACGATTCGCGTTGCGGAATGATTGCCATGCAACTCGATAGCGACGATATATACAAAGACGAAAACACGCTGCAAAAAGTGGTTGATGTTTTTGAAGCAGAAAAATGTGCCATGGTGGTGGGAACCTATCAGCTGGTGAATTTCGATTTGGAAGAAATTCCACCAGGAATTATCGACCACAAAGAATGGACACCTGACAACGGTAAAAACAATGCCTTGCGAATTAATGGTTTGGGAGCACCGCGTGCGTTCTACACACCGGTATTGCGCGATGTGAAAATTCCAAATACCAGCTACGGTGAAGATTATGCAGTTGGTTTGGCCATTTCACGAAATTACCAGATTGGCCGTATTTACGAGAATTTGTACCTGTGCCGCCGCTGGGACGATAACTCGGATGCCGCGTTGGATATTGTAAAAATGAATGCGCATAATACGTACAAAGACAGGATTCGTACTATCGAGTTAAAAGCCCGTCAAAGAAAGAACAGAGGTTAA
- a CDS encoding N-acetylglucosamine kinase, which yields MIVIADSGSSKTDWLFLSSENEFSINSSGINPFFQQTEEIYATLSTTFETVEKAEVSKVFFYGAGCIKGKTDYIVADALKQLFPNALVFVEDDILGAARALLGKSSGIACILGTGTNSCLYNGSEIIDKVPTLGFILGDEGSGAYLGKLFINDYFKRAIPEDLKQKMESELHLELADVLNAVYRQEYPSRYLAKFSAFLGINRNHIYVQNLIKRSFTDFFYKNIERYNDYKNYSVNFVGSIAYHYSDLLKEVAFNRNIKIGNIIDKPIEGLKKYHSNY from the coding sequence ATGATCGTAATAGCAGATAGTGGCTCATCAAAAACCGATTGGTTATTTTTAAGTTCTGAAAATGAATTCAGCATCAACTCTTCGGGGATCAATCCATTCTTTCAACAAACCGAAGAAATTTACGCCACACTATCCACTACATTTGAAACTGTTGAGAAAGCAGAAGTAAGCAAGGTATTTTTCTACGGGGCCGGTTGTATTAAAGGCAAAACCGATTATATTGTTGCCGATGCACTTAAACAGTTATTCCCAAACGCGTTGGTGTTTGTTGAAGACGATATATTGGGTGCAGCACGTGCTTTATTGGGAAAATCATCGGGCATTGCCTGTATATTGGGAACAGGAACCAACTCTTGCCTGTACAACGGATCGGAGATTATTGATAAAGTGCCTACGCTTGGTTTTATTTTGGGAGACGAAGGAAGCGGTGCCTACCTCGGAAAACTTTTTATAAACGACTATTTCAAACGCGCCATTCCTGAAGACCTGAAACAAAAAATGGAAAGCGAACTACACCTGGAATTGGCAGATGTTTTAAATGCTGTTTATCGGCAGGAATATCCCAGTCGCTACTTGGCTAAATTTTCTGCATTTCTTGGCATTAACAGAAATCATATTTACGTGCAAAACCTAATAAAAAGAAGTTTTACCGATTTCTTTTACAAAAATATTGAGCGCTATAACGACTACAAAAACTACAGTGTAAATTTCGTTGGTAGCATTGCCTATCACTATTCAGACCTGTTAAAAGAAGTCGCATTTAACAGAAATATTAAAATAGGAAACATTATTGACAAGCCGATTGAAGGGCTAAAAAAATATCATAGCAATTATTAA
- a CDS encoding C40 family peptidase, producing MTSCTHPQHPEIQQQVDQLIDQQIKDKRLAYCNVELVAEDDGLEISGATVSKSAFDALKTLADENGINFSVNFFPDETYKENPWAIVTLSVCNIRSIARHSAEMLTQSIMGTPVKVYHEEDGWYLVQTPDRYFGWVDGAGIAPKTNAELAEWKSFKKVLYKKQYGFAYSGPEANSNVETDLVLDNLLSVVDEAGEFYKILLADGREAFVKKDECVDLDIWYNKSVAAEDVLKTAGKFMGVPYLWGGTSAKMVDCSGFVKSAYYNHGVILQRDASQQTLYGELIDTQNGYETLEPGDLVFFGRKATADQKERVTHVGLCLGNQEFIHASGKVRINSLDGNSEKYTEHYEKGFVRTRRIINNIDGNGIEWVVDNAFFKQVLPE from the coding sequence ATGACATCTTGTACTCACCCACAACATCCGGAAATTCAACAACAAGTTGATCAGTTGATTGATCAGCAAATTAAAGATAAGCGTTTAGCTTACTGTAATGTAGAACTTGTTGCGGAAGATGATGGATTGGAAATTAGCGGAGCTACCGTATCGAAAAGTGCTTTTGATGCTTTGAAAACATTAGCAGATGAAAACGGCATTAATTTTTCCGTTAATTTTTTTCCGGATGAAACTTACAAAGAAAATCCGTGGGCTATTGTAACGCTTTCGGTTTGCAATATCCGCAGCATTGCAAGGCATTCAGCCGAAATGTTGACACAATCGATAATGGGAACACCTGTCAAGGTGTATCATGAAGAAGATGGCTGGTATTTGGTTCAAACTCCCGATCGTTATTTTGGCTGGGTTGACGGTGCCGGTATAGCACCAAAAACCAATGCTGAACTAGCGGAGTGGAAAAGCTTCAAGAAAGTACTATATAAAAAACAATATGGTTTTGCTTATAGCGGTCCGGAAGCAAATTCAAACGTTGAGACTGATTTGGTTTTGGACAATTTGTTAAGTGTTGTTGACGAAGCCGGAGAATTTTATAAAATACTACTGGCTGATGGTCGCGAGGCATTTGTAAAGAAAGATGAATGTGTTGACCTGGATATTTGGTACAACAAAAGTGTAGCTGCAGAAGATGTATTGAAAACGGCCGGAAAATTTATGGGTGTTCCTTATTTGTGGGGCGGCACTTCGGCAAAAATGGTTGATTGCAGCGGATTTGTTAAATCGGCTTATTACAATCATGGAGTAATTCTGCAACGCGATGCTTCGCAACAAACATTATACGGAGAGTTGATTGATACGCAAAATGGCTACGAAACATTAGAGCCCGGTGACCTGGTATTTTTTGGACGAAAAGCCACTGCCGACCAGAAAGAAAGAGTGACACATGTTGGCTTGTGTTTGGGCAATCAGGAGTTTATCCATGCATCAGGGAAAGTGCGCATCAATAGTCTCGACGGTAACAGCGAAAAGTACACGGAACATTACGAAAAAGGTTTTGTACGCACGCGTCGTATCATAAACAACATCGATGGAAACGGAATTGAGTGGGTAGTTGACAATGCCTTTTTCAAACAGGTTTTGCCGGAATAA
- a CDS encoding FadR/GntR family transcriptional regulator, with translation MDEVFRKIGSKLTLSQKIERRLEAAIREKKLPVGSKLPTERELCESFGVSRTALREALRRLSARGLIEITKGSGMTVTGLQIGDAIKNLNLYYDMQFDHNLIAQIIEVRRLFEPEIASLAARQRTQNDLSDIQENIEAFKACNPDNIQMEADLDNKFHLLIAKATHNPIVQISMEPIYSLLPRMRNLIYANVEGEKDITLEYHLKIFDVINKQKGNDAAELMKVHLHRTMEIYQKYLHNSY, from the coding sequence ATGGACGAAGTCTTTAGGAAAATTGGTAGTAAACTCACATTGAGTCAGAAAATTGAGCGTAGGCTTGAAGCTGCCATTCGTGAAAAAAAACTTCCTGTAGGATCGAAATTACCAACAGAAAGGGAATTGTGTGAATCGTTTGGTGTTAGCCGAACAGCCTTGCGCGAAGCATTGCGTAGGCTAAGTGCCCGCGGACTTATTGAAATTACAAAAGGTAGCGGAATGACAGTGACCGGTCTGCAAATTGGTGATGCAATTAAAAACCTGAATTTGTATTACGACATGCAGTTCGACCATAACCTGATTGCGCAAATTATTGAAGTTCGTAGGTTGTTCGAGCCTGAAATTGCAAGTTTGGCTGCCAGGCAGCGTACACAAAATGATTTAAGCGATATTCAGGAAAATATTGAAGCTTTTAAGGCCTGCAACCCTGATAATATTCAAATGGAGGCCGATTTGGACAATAAATTCCACCTGCTAATTGCCAAGGCTACGCATAATCCGATTGTTCAGATTTCGATGGAGCCCATCTATTCTTTGTTGCCACGAATGCGAAACCTGATTTATGCAAATGTGGAAGGTGAGAAGGATATTACGCTCGAATATCACCTGAAAATTTTTGATGTGATAAACAAACAAAAAGGTAACGATGCAGCAGAGTTAATGAAAGTTCATTTGCACCGCACCATGGAGATTTATCAGAAATATTTACACAATTCCTACTAA
- the murQ gene encoding N-acetylmuramic acid 6-phosphate etherase — MRITESSSLYDNLDKMTVEELLTGINNEDAKIHVAVQKEIPQIEKLVTQLVERIKAGGRLFYLGAGTSGRLGILDASEIPPTYGMPDGVVIGLIAGGDRAIRKAVEAAEDNIHGGWEDLQKFQVNEKDTIVGIAASGGTPYVIGALKDGNNNGLLTACITCNPDSEIAKVAKIAIEPIVGPEFVTGSTRMKAGTAQKMVLNMITTSLMIKLGRVKGNKMVDMQLTNKKLVERGSKMIVDELGIEFDEAQRLLLLHGSVREVIENYRK; from the coding sequence ATGAGGATCACAGAATCATCATCACTATACGACAACCTCGATAAAATGACAGTTGAAGAACTGTTAACCGGAATAAACAACGAGGATGCAAAAATACATGTTGCCGTACAAAAAGAAATTCCACAAATTGAAAAACTGGTTACTCAACTTGTTGAACGGATAAAAGCAGGTGGCCGCCTGTTTTATTTAGGCGCCGGAACCAGTGGACGTTTGGGAATTCTGGATGCATCGGAAATACCACCAACTTACGGTATGCCCGATGGCGTTGTAATTGGCCTTATTGCCGGCGGCGACCGCGCCATTCGCAAAGCTGTTGAAGCTGCAGAAGACAATATTCATGGCGGATGGGAAGATCTCCAGAAATTTCAGGTTAACGAAAAGGATACCATAGTTGGAATTGCAGCTTCAGGAGGCACTCCATACGTTATTGGCGCCCTGAAAGATGGTAACAACAACGGATTGCTTACCGCTTGTATTACCTGCAACCCTGATTCGGAGATTGCAAAAGTTGCCAAAATTGCAATAGAACCAATTGTTGGCCCAGAGTTTGTTACCGGAAGCACACGAATGAAAGCCGGAACAGCTCAAAAAATGGTGCTGAATATGATCACAACCTCGTTGATGATAAAACTGGGACGTGTAAAAGGAAACAAAATGGTTGACATGCAGCTTACGAATAAAAAGCTGGTTGAACGCGGATCGAAAATGATTGTAGACGAACTGGGTATTGAATTTGATGAAGCCCAACGACTATTACTTTTACACGGATCAGTTAGAGAGGTAATCGAAAATTACAGAAAATAA
- a CDS encoding transglutaminase-like domain-containing protein — protein sequence MFDFQTYLSQGKFSEAESILKEKMLEVSANEQFQIQLETINRLRKEFPYTRVEVKEQLREYFPDITDEDLDNWEQARQLEMRIIDGEKRYFSRAVSNFFRLNEAAGKIKEEISGKTYDGVEDFQQTVIPQWFEKTIEPQKPFKQQRIKVNYTITLDANAVPDGELVKCWLPYPRAGSQRLSHVEFLEASQEDYTIAPNETLQRTVYMEKQAVQDEKTVFRISYIFETAAQWFNIQPEDVQPYDKTSELYKKYTAERLPHIVFNDQIKSLAGNIVGEEKNPVKQVELIYYWINNNILWAGALEYSVMPCIPCYVLENMHGDCGMQTFLFLSMARSLGIPCKWQSGWYLLPQTKNLHDWAEVYYEGVGWVPVDPSFKLIDSDDMRIKEFYMNGLDCYRLVVNDDYARELVPPKKFYRSEPFDFQRGELEWEGGNLYFDTWDYHLEFEYLPVTQN from the coding sequence TTGTTCGATTTTCAAACATATTTATCGCAAGGAAAATTCAGTGAAGCTGAAAGTATTTTGAAAGAAAAGATGCTTGAGGTTTCGGCTAATGAGCAATTTCAAATTCAATTGGAAACGATCAACCGTCTTCGAAAAGAATTTCCATATACACGTGTTGAGGTAAAAGAGCAACTGCGCGAATACTTTCCTGATATAACAGACGAGGATTTGGATAATTGGGAGCAGGCGAGACAGTTGGAAATGCGCATTATAGATGGCGAGAAACGCTATTTTTCAAGAGCAGTCAGTAATTTCTTTCGGTTAAACGAGGCTGCCGGAAAGATTAAGGAAGAAATATCCGGCAAAACATATGATGGTGTTGAGGATTTTCAGCAAACTGTTATTCCGCAATGGTTCGAAAAGACGATTGAACCTCAAAAGCCCTTTAAGCAGCAACGTATAAAAGTAAATTATACAATTACGCTTGATGCCAATGCCGTGCCGGATGGCGAACTGGTAAAATGTTGGTTGCCTTATCCGCGAGCCGGTTCGCAGCGTTTGTCACATGTTGAATTTCTGGAAGCTAGTCAGGAGGATTATACAATTGCTCCGAACGAAACTTTACAACGTACAGTATATATGGAGAAGCAAGCCGTTCAGGATGAGAAAACGGTTTTTAGAATCTCCTATATTTTTGAAACCGCGGCACAGTGGTTTAATATCCAACCCGAAGATGTGCAACCGTATGATAAAACTTCGGAGCTTTACAAAAAGTATACTGCCGAGCGTTTACCGCACATTGTGTTTAACGACCAGATAAAATCATTGGCAGGCAACATTGTGGGCGAAGAAAAAAATCCGGTAAAACAAGTCGAACTTATCTATTATTGGATAAACAATAATATCCTCTGGGCAGGAGCGCTCGAATATTCTGTTATGCCTTGTATTCCTTGTTACGTACTCGAAAATATGCATGGCGATTGCGGTATGCAAACCTTCTTGTTTTTAAGCATGGCCCGCAGCCTCGGAATTCCCTGCAAATGGCAAAGTGGCTGGTATTTGTTACCGCAAACCAAAAATCTGCACGATTGGGCCGAGGTATATTACGAAGGAGTTGGTTGGGTGCCGGTTGATCCGTCGTTTAAACTGATCGATTCAGACGATATGCGTATAAAAGAGTTTTACATGAACGGGCTGGATTGTTACCGCCTGGTGGTAAACGATGATTATGCCCGCGAACTGGTGCCACCTAAAAAGTTTTACAGAAGTGAACCTTTTGATTTTCAGCGTGGAGAGCTGGAGTGGGAGGGTGGTAACCTGTATTTCGATACCTGGGACTACCATCTTGAGTTCGAATATTTGCCGGTTACCCAAAACTAA
- a CDS encoding dipeptide epimerase, translated as MKLHFKPFELQLKHTFTLATSSRTTTPVMLVELEHDGLIGYGEASMPPYLGESHETVARFLKKVDLSGFNDPFRMEEVLQYVDQLEPGNRAAKACIDIALHDMVGKILGQPWYKIWGLKPEDTPYTTYTIGIDTRDVIIEKTKEAAEFKMLKVKMGRDNDKELIETIRSVTDVPLCVDVNQGWTDKYKALEMIHYMDEQGIVFVEQPMPKEQVDDMAWLTEHSPLPTIADEAFQRIHDIPKFKDVYSGINIKLMKSTGMREAKKMVDVARALDMKVMLGCMTETSCAISAASQLSPLCDWADLDGALLISNDIFDGMKIIDGKVTLTDLPGIGAKKL; from the coding sequence ATGAAATTACATTTTAAACCTTTTGAACTTCAGTTAAAACACACGTTTACACTAGCCACGAGTTCGCGCACAACCACACCTGTTATGTTGGTGGAATTGGAACACGACGGGTTGATTGGATATGGAGAAGCTTCGATGCCGCCTTACTTAGGCGAATCACACGAAACAGTCGCCCGCTTTCTGAAAAAAGTTGATTTATCGGGTTTTAATGATCCGTTCCGTATGGAAGAAGTTCTGCAATATGTAGATCAACTGGAGCCGGGGAACCGGGCAGCAAAAGCCTGTATCGATATTGCTTTGCACGACATGGTGGGTAAAATACTAGGCCAGCCCTGGTATAAAATATGGGGACTAAAACCGGAAGACACACCTTATACCACCTATACAATTGGCATTGATACGCGCGATGTGATAATTGAAAAAACCAAAGAAGCTGCCGAGTTTAAAATGCTGAAGGTTAAAATGGGGCGCGATAATGACAAAGAACTGATTGAAACCATTCGGTCGGTTACCGACGTGCCATTATGTGTTGACGTAAACCAAGGCTGGACAGACAAATACAAAGCCCTCGAAATGATCCATTATATGGATGAACAGGGAATCGTATTTGTTGAGCAGCCCATGCCAAAAGAACAGGTTGATGATATGGCATGGCTAACGGAACATAGTCCGCTGCCAACGATTGCTGACGAAGCTTTTCAGCGTATTCACGATATCCCGAAATTTAAAGATGTATATTCCGGGATAAACATTAAGCTGATGAAAAGTACCGGGATGCGTGAAGCTAAAAAAATGGTTGATGTTGCTCGTGCACTCGATATGAAAGTAATGTTGGGGTGTATGACAGAAACCTCTTGTGCAATATCGGCAGCATCGCAATTGTCGCCGCTTTGCGACTGGGCTGATTTAGATGGAGCATTGTTGATTAGCAATGATATTTTTGATGGCATGAAAATAATCGACGGGAAAGTTACTTTAACTGATTTGCCTGGAATAGGTGCGAAAAAACTTTGA
- a CDS encoding fibronectin type III domain-containing protein — protein MKNLNLAKLKILNFYKNVVCCLFFLLFLIFSTSVAAQQTDSLKLQLNGLFNQKSSASFYGGNENYQNGKKVSLDTAYFSSANDTLNLFFNKALAEMPLRESSLSVVQDSIRAVLPDSLQNIPLKIWANQLTLSELVPNYYRNEIAENKNRLTPEVRHRKNVVQKIRPYLISEGLDGANIALWNSHGWYYEPARDRWEWQRARLFTNLEDISPSSFVIPFIIPMLENAGANVFNARERDWQIHEVLVDNDQSTGKSKFKKPRKRNDKDKGFVYSEFIQGTTNPFQEGSAIQFDSRNKPNIATYIPDFPEAGEYGVYVSYAKGDGPVTYRVTHSGGVSDFLVDQRMGYGTWIYLDKFYFNAGKDKTAAKVELIAPEGEGKTFSADAVRFGGGMGNIARNGRAGGLARYFEGARYNLQYSGAPDTLVWNLHKGEDDYKDDYMSRGEWVNWLMGAPFGPTKNRMAPGLEIPIDLAFAFHTDAGILPDNKIVGTLGIYSTDRDTSVFPDGQSKYASRDLTDLIQTQIVSDMNAVYKSNWTRRGMWNSQYSEAYRPQVPTMLLELLSHQNLEDAKYVLNPKFRFDVSRAIYKGMLRFITSQNGQDYVVQPLPVDHLNARFTNGNTVKLAWKPVMDELEPTAVPEKYMVYKRVGDNGFDNGTLVTEPEITLTDLEPGKVYGIQVTAVNAGGESFPSETAAVGIAENSKGQVLIVNGFDRIDGPAIFETDSLAGVWRFLDHGVAYGYDVSTTGDQYDFERKSVWLDDDSPGFGASYADLETIIFRGNTFDFSLVHGKSLLRNDYSFVTSSDEAVENGLADLNNYKLVDLLYGEEKQTLLPGKDSVPYFEIYTEKMLNALSEYAENGGNIFMSGAYVGSEIAKEKSQKERLGNLLGFKWRTDHAVKNGQFYSVNSNSNFTGTFNTDYVLEHYPVEAPDGIEAFDKNGKTIFRYAENGISAGVFYESKHKSLVLGFPFESVKGQNERDALMHEILRMLND, from the coding sequence ATGAAGAACTTAAACCTGGCTAAATTAAAAATCCTAAATTTTTACAAGAATGTGGTGTGCTGCCTGTTTTTCTTGTTATTTCTTATCTTTTCTACTTCGGTTGCAGCACAGCAAACGGATAGCCTGAAATTACAGTTAAATGGGTTGTTCAATCAGAAAAGCAGTGCCAGCTTTTATGGCGGAAATGAAAATTACCAAAACGGAAAAAAAGTATCACTTGATACGGCTTATTTTTCATCAGCTAACGACACGCTGAATTTGTTTTTTAATAAAGCATTGGCCGAAATGCCTCTTCGGGAAAGTAGTCTATCGGTAGTGCAAGACTCCATCAGAGCGGTCTTGCCCGATTCTTTACAAAATATTCCTTTAAAAATATGGGCTAATCAATTGACATTATCGGAACTGGTGCCCAATTATTACAGAAACGAAATTGCTGAGAATAAAAACAGGCTAACACCCGAAGTGCGACATCGAAAAAATGTGGTTCAAAAAATACGCCCTTATTTGATTTCGGAAGGTTTGGATGGAGCAAATATTGCTTTGTGGAACAGCCATGGCTGGTATTACGAACCTGCCCGCGACCGTTGGGAATGGCAGCGGGCACGTTTGTTTACCAATCTCGAAGATATTTCACCAAGTTCGTTCGTAATTCCATTTATTATTCCGATGCTGGAAAATGCCGGTGCCAATGTTTTTAATGCGCGCGAACGCGACTGGCAGATTCACGAAGTGCTTGTTGACAATGACCAATCGACAGGGAAAAGCAAATTCAAAAAACCGCGAAAACGCAACGATAAGGATAAAGGATTTGTTTATTCTGAATTCATACAGGGAACAACAAATCCTTTTCAGGAAGGGTCTGCAATTCAGTTTGATAGTAGAAATAAACCCAATATTGCTACTTATATCCCTGATTTTCCGGAGGCTGGAGAATACGGCGTTTATGTGTCGTATGCTAAAGGTGATGGGCCGGTGACTTATCGTGTAACGCATTCGGGTGGTGTAAGTGATTTTCTGGTTGACCAACGCATGGGTTACGGAACCTGGATTTATCTCGATAAATTTTATTTCAATGCAGGAAAGGATAAAACGGCCGCTAAAGTAGAGTTGATCGCCCCGGAAGGCGAGGGAAAAACATTTTCGGCTGATGCTGTACGTTTTGGCGGAGGAATGGGAAATATTGCGCGCAATGGAAGAGCAGGCGGATTAGCGCGTTATTTTGAAGGTGCCCGTTACAACCTGCAATATTCCGGTGCGCCCGACACGCTGGTGTGGAACCTGCACAAAGGCGAAGACGATTACAAAGACGATTATATGAGTCGTGGTGAGTGGGTAAACTGGCTGATGGGAGCACCATTTGGCCCGACCAAAAACCGAATGGCTCCGGGATTGGAGATTCCCATCGATCTGGCTTTTGCATTTCATACCGATGCCGGAATTTTGCCCGACAATAAAATTGTTGGAACGCTCGGCATCTATTCAACCGACCGGGATACTTCTGTTTTCCCCGATGGACAATCGAAATATGCCTCGCGCGATTTGACCGATCTGATACAAACGCAGATTGTAAGCGATATGAATGCCGTTTATAAAAGCAACTGGACGCGCCGCGGAATGTGGAACTCGCAATACAGCGAAGCTTATCGTCCGCAGGTGCCGACGATGTTGCTGGAGTTACTGTCGCACCAAAATCTGGAGGATGCAAAATATGTGCTGAACCCTAAATTTCGGTTTGATGTTTCGCGTGCTATTTATAAAGGAATGTTGCGTTTTATAACGTCACAAAACGGGCAGGATTATGTGGTGCAACCTTTGCCGGTTGATCATTTAAACGCCAGGTTCACCAACGGAAATACCGTGAAATTAGCATGGAAACCCGTAATGGATGAGCTGGAGCCAACAGCTGTTCCTGAAAAATATATGGTGTATAAACGAGTTGGCGACAATGGTTTTGATAACGGAACCCTGGTAACGGAACCCGAAATTACTTTGACCGATCTGGAGCCCGGTAAAGTTTACGGAATTCAGGTAACTGCCGTTAATGCCGGTGGCGAAAGTTTTCCTTCAGAAACAGCAGCAGTGGGAATTGCCGAAAATAGCAAAGGACAGGTTTTAATTGTAAATGGTTTCGACCGCATTGATGGCCCGGCCATTTTTGAAACCGATTCGTTAGCCGGCGTTTGGCGTTTTCTCGATCATGGAGTGGCTTATGGTTACGATGTGTCAACCACCGGCGATCAGTACGATTTTGAGCGCAAATCTGTTTGGTTGGATGATGACAGCCCTGGATTCGGCGCGAGTTATGCCGATCTGGAAACAATCATTTTCAGAGGCAATACCTTTGATTTTTCATTGGTTCACGGCAAGAGTTTACTGCGAAATGATTATAGTTTTGTAACATCGAGCGATGAAGCCGTGGAGAACGGTTTGGCAGATTTAAACAATTACAAATTGGTTGATTTGCTCTACGGCGAAGAAAAACAGACTTTGTTACCCGGAAAAGATTCAGTTCCTTATTTTGAAATCTACACCGAAAAAATGCTAAATGCGCTTTCGGAATACGCGGAAAATGGCGGAAACATATTCATGTCGGGAGCGTATGTAGGATCTGAAATCGCAAAAGAAAAATCGCAAAAGGAACGGCTCGGAAATCTACTCGGGTTTAAATGGCGAACAGATCATGCGGTAAAAAACGGGCAATTTTATTCCGTGAATTCAAATAGTAACTTTACAGGAACGTTCAACACCGATTACGTTTTGGAGCACTACCCGGTTGAAGCACCCGATGGAATAGAAGCGTTTGATAAAAACGGAAAAACGATTTTCCGATACGCAGAAAACGGAATTAGTGCAGGCGTTTTTTATGAAAGCAAACACAAATCGCTGGTGCTGGGCTTTCCGTTTGAGAGTGTAAAAGGGCAGAATGAGCGTGATGCCTTAATGCACGAAATACTGAGAATGTTAAATGATTAA